Within Gemmatimonadota bacterium, the genomic segment GGTGAGCTCCTGCAGCCGATGGGCGTCGTCGGTGAAGCGCCGGACGAACTGGGCGAGGACCGGGATGACGAGCGCGAGGTAGCCGAGCTCCGCGACGTAGATGAAGTCGAGGAGCCCCATGGCGATCGCGACCTCGAGGAGTCCGAACGCGATGAAGATGACGAAGCCGACGGCGATCCAGTTCGCGCCGCGCACGCCCTCCCTCGCCTGGCGCACCTGGGCCACGAAGCTCAACATCACGAGGCCGAGCGTGACCGCCGCGGAGAGACTGGCGAGGGGCGTGAGGTACGGTTGCGCGAACTCCACGTGGAACGCCGGCACGCTCACGAGGTCGGTGCGGCTGTCGTCGATCGCGCCGCCGGCGAGCGCGAGCGTCGCGGTCAGCGCGACGTGCACGATCACGAAGAGGCGCAGCCGCCGCGGGACGCTCCGCCAACTCCCCTCGTGATCGGAGAACGAGAACCAGGTCCAGACGCCGACGTGGGCGGCGGCGACCGTGAGGTTGGCGCTGGTGACCCACGCGAGGGCCGCCAGGCCACGCGTGTAGAGCGCGCCGAGCAGGTCGAAGAGGCTGTAGAGGCCCGCGGTGAAGGCGAGCGCCGCGACGATGCGCACGCGCCGCCAGCCCGGCGCGCGCGCGATCGCGAGGGCCGCGAGCGTGGCCGCGACCTGGAACGACAGCGAGATCGTCGACAGCGCAAGGATGATGTTCACGTCAGGGTCGTGCCGAGAGGATGGGGCATGCTGGCGAGAGTATCGGCCGGTCGTCGGGGAACTTGAGCCCGGGACCTTGAGCCGGGAACTTGAGCCGGGAACTTGCGCCACGCCCCTCGCGGCCGCGACCCGGCCGCCGCACTTTACTCCGCCATGACCTACGCCGCCATCACCGGTTGGGGCTCCTGCATGCCCCCGGCGGTCCTCACCAACGAGGACCTCTCGACCTTCCTCGAGACCTCCGACGAGTGGATCACGTCGCGCACCGGCATGAAGGAACGCCGCGTCTCGCACGTCTCCGCCGTGGAGCTCTCGACCGTCGCCGCGCGCCGCGCGCTCGCCTGCGCCGGGCTCGACGCGAAGGACCTCGATCTCGTCATCTACGGCGGCGTGAGCAACGAGGAGCTCTGCCCCAACAGCGCGAGCGGCGTACAACTCTCGCTGGGGGCGACGAAGGCGGCGGCGATCGACCTCAACACCGCCTGCACGAGCTTCTGCTACGGCCTCGCGACGGCGACGGCGATGATCCGCACCGGACTCATCCGCAATGCCGTCGTGATCGGCGTGGAGCTCATCAGCCGCTACATGGACTGGAGCAACCGCAACGTCGCGGTGCTCTTCGGCGACGGGGCGGCGGCAGTGGTGCTCCAGGCGACCGATCACGAGGAAGGGATGCTCGGCGCGGTGATGGGGTGCGACGCCGAGGCGCGGCAGACGCTGCGCGTGCGCGGCTTCGGCTGCGGCTACTCCGGCGTGGGCGTGACCCTCGGCGACACGCTGTGGGACTTCGACGGCCAGTCGATCTTCAAGCGCGCGGTGGGTGCGATGTCGAGCGCGTCCACCAAGGTGCTCGCCGACCACGGCGTGACCGCGGCGGACGTGAGCCTCGTGATCCCGCACCAGGCCAACCTGCGGATCATCGAGTCGGTGGCGAAGTACGCTGGCATCCCCATGGAGAAGGTGATCGTGACGGTGCAGAAGTACGGCAACATGAGCGCCGCGACGGTGCCGGTGGCGCTCGTGGAAGCGCTCGAGCTGGGTCGCGTGCAGCCGGACAGCTGGATCCTGATGCCGGCGTTCGGCGGCGGGCTCACCTACTGCTCGCTGCTCGTGAAGTGGGGCGCGCGCACGACGCCGCTGGGGACCAGCGACGCGGCGTTGCCGCCGTGCGACCGGACCGCGTTGCAGATGGTGAACGACATCCGCGCCAAGCAGGATCCGCATGGTCGGTCGCTGGCGGGGCTCATGGCGCCGGTGTTCGCGGATGCGCGGGTGGCGGGCTGAGCGTAGTCGTATGGAGGAAGTGGTCCGATCGGTTCCCCGGGCTACCTATCGGCCAGTGGGCCTGTGCAACCGAAGCCGATCGATGCGCACCTCGGGATCACCGAGCGGGGACGTTCCGAACACCGCGACGCGCGCAGAGCCGAGAG encodes:
- a CDS encoding ketoacyl-ACP synthase III, whose translation is MTYAAITGWGSCMPPAVLTNEDLSTFLETSDEWITSRTGMKERRVSHVSAVELSTVAARRALACAGLDAKDLDLVIYGGVSNEELCPNSASGVQLSLGATKAAAIDLNTACTSFCYGLATATAMIRTGLIRNAVVIGVELISRYMDWSNRNVAVLFGDGAAAVVLQATDHEEGMLGAVMGCDAEARQTLRVRGFGCGYSGVGVTLGDTLWDFDGQSIFKRAVGAMSSASTKVLADHGVTAADVSLVIPHQANLRIIESVAKYAGIPMEKVIVTVQKYGNMSAATVPVALVEALELGRVQPDSWILMPAFGGGLTYCSLLVKWGARTTPLGTSDAALPPCDRTALQMVNDIRAKQDPHGRSLAGLMAPVFADARVAG